One region of Macadamia integrifolia cultivar HAES 741 chromosome 11, SCU_Mint_v3, whole genome shotgun sequence genomic DNA includes:
- the LOC122093845 gene encoding aspartic proteinase-like has protein sequence MGTKCKIFIVTLLLSFLFFPLVFSAASSDGLIRIGLKKRALDQNNRLAARLESEEGESLRASIRKYHLRGNLGDSEDTDIVALKNYMDAQYFGEIAIGSPPQKFTVIFDTGSSNLWVPSAKCYFSVACYFHSKYKSSQSSTYKKNGKPAEIHYGTGAISGFFSLDHVKVGDLVVKDQEFIEASREPSITFLVAKFDGILGLGFKEISVGGAVPVWYNMVDQGLVKEPVFSFWINRNTEEEEGGEIVFGGVDPNHYTGEHTYVPVTQKGYWQFDMGDVLIDGKSTGFCTGGCVAIADSGTSMLAGPTTIITEINHAIGASGVVSQQCKTVVAQYGQTILDLLSAETDPAMVCSQIGLCTFDGTRGVSGGIESVVDEKNGGKLSGIGQDAACSACEMAVVWIRNQLQRNETQDYILNYINELCERLPSPMGESAVDCDQLSSMPPVSFTIGGKTFNLTPEQYVLKVTVGDVAQCISGFTALDVPPPRGPLWILGDVFMGRYHTVFDYGNLRIGFAEAA, from the exons ATGGGAACCAAGTGCAAAATCTTCATTGTTACTCTATTGCTGtcgtttcttttcttccctttggtCTTCTCTGCTGCTTCTTCGGATGGATTGATTAGGATCGGACTGAAGAAAAGAGCATTGGATCAAAACAACCGGCTTGCTGCCCGACTTGAGTCTGAAGAAGGGGAATCCTTAAGGGCTTCTATCCGGAAATATCACCTCCGCGGTAACCTTGGAGACTCCGAGGACACTGACATAGTTGCTTTAAAGAACTACATGGATGCTCAGTACTTCGGTGAGATTGCGATTGGGTCTCCCCCTCAGAAATTCACTGTCATATTTGACACTGGTAGTTCAAATTTGTGGGTGCCGTCTGCCAAGTGTTACTTTTCG GTTGCTTGCTATTTCCATTCCAAGTACAAGTCAAGTCAGTCGAGTACCTACAAGAAGAATG GGAAACCAGCTGAGATTCATTATGGGACTGGAGCTATTTCTGGTTTCTTCAGCCTAGACCATGTCAAGGTCGGTGACCTTGTGGTCAAAGATCAG GAGTTTATTGAGGCAAGTAGAGAGCCGAGTATCACATTTCTGGTAGCCAAGTTTGATGGCATACTTGGACTTGGATTTAAAGAGATCTCTGTTGGGGGTGCTGTGCCTGTGTG GTACAACATGGTTGATCAAGGGCTTGTTAAGGAACCTGTTTTCTCATTTTGGATTAACCGAAAcacagaagaggaagaaggtggtGAAATCGTGTTTGGAGGGGTTGATCCTAATCATTACACGGGTGAACACACATATGTACCTGTGACTCAGAAAGGCTACTGGCAG TTTGACATGGGCGATGTCCTTATCGATGGCAAGTCAACAG GATTCTGCACTGGTGGTTGTGTGGCAATTGCTGACTCTGGAACATCGATGTTGGCTGGTCCAACG ACCATTATTACCGAAATCAATCATGCAATTGGAGCTTCTGGGGTTGTTAGCCAGCAATGCAAGACTGTTGTTGCTCAATATGGACAGACTATATTGGACTTATTGTCAGCAGAG ACGGATCCCGCGATGGTATGCTCCCAGATTGGCTTGTGTACTTTTGATGGAACTCGAGGTGTCAG TGGTGGCATTGAGAGCGTTGTTGATGAGAAGAATGGTGGCAAGTTATCTGGTATTGGTCAGGATGCTGCTTGCAGTGCCTGTGAAATGGCTGTTGTATGGATCCGGAATCAGCTTCAACGGAATGAAACGCAGGATTACATATTGAATTATATCAATGAG CTTTGTGAACGGTTGCCTAGTCCAATGGGAGAATCAGCTGTTGATTGTGATCAACTTTCTTCGATGCCTCCTGTTTCTTTTACCATTGGTGGCAAAACATTCAACCTGACACCAGAGCAG TACGTCCTGAAAGTTACTGTGGGAGATGTAGCCCAGTGTATTAGTGGATTTACAGCTTTGGATGTGCCACCTCCCCGTGGTCCTCTCTG GATATTGGGAGATGTCTTCATGGGCCGCTACCATACAGTCTTTGATTATGGCAATCTGAGAATTGGTTTTGCAGAAGCGGCATAG
- the LOC122093817 gene encoding aspartic proteinase A1-like isoform X2 gives MGTTWKIFVVPLFLSFLLLPLVFSASSDGLVRIGLKKRALDKNSRIAARLESEEGASIRKYHLRGNLGDSEGTDIVALKNYMDSQYFGEIAIGSPPQKFTVIFDTGSSNLWVPSAKCYFSVACFFHSKYKSSQSSTYKKNGKPAAIQYGTGAISGFFSLDTVKVGDQVVKDQEFIEASKEPGITFLVAKFDGILGLGFKEISVGGSVPVWYNMVDQGIVKEPVFSFWMNRNTKEEEGGEIVFGGVDPKHFKGEHTYAPVTQKGYWQFDMGDVLIDGKSTGFCSGGCAAIADSGTSMLAGPTTIITEINLAIGAKGVVSQQCKTVVAQYGQTILDLLLSETDPEKICSQINLCTFDGTQGISGGIESVVDQMNGGEFSAISQDATCTACEMAVVWMKTQLRQNATQKYILNYVNELCERLPSPMGESVVDCGNLSSMPPVSFTIGGKAFKLTPEQYILKIGEADAAQCISGFTALDVPPPRGPLWILGDVFMGRYHTVFDYGNLRVGFAEAA, from the exons ATGGGAACCACATGGAAAATCTTCGTGGTTCCTCTATTCCTGTCGTTCCTTTTGTTACCTTTGGTCTTCTCTGCTTCTTCGGATGGATTGGTTAGGATCGGATTGAAGAAAAGAGCATTGGATAAAAATAGCCGGATTGCTGCCCGGCTTGAGTCTGAAGAAGGGGCTTCTATACGGAAATATCACCTCCGGGGTAACCTTGGAGACTCAGAGGGGACTGACATTGTTGCATTGAAAAACTACATGGATTCTCAGTACTTCGGTGAGATTGCGATTGGGTCTCCCCCCCAGAAATTCACTGTGATTTTTGACACTGGGAGTTCAAATTTGTGGGTGCCCTCTGCCAAGTGCTACTTTTCG GTTGCTTGCTTTTTCCATTCGAAGTACAAGTCAAGTCAGTCAAGTACCTACAAGAAGAATG GGAAACCGGCTGCGATTCAATATGGGACTGGAGCTATTTCTGGTTTCTTCAGCCTAGACACTGTCAAGGTTGGTGACCAAGTGGTCAAAGATCAG GAGTTTATTGAGGCAAGTAAAGAGCCGGGTATCACATTTCTGGTAGCCAAGTTTGATGGCATACTTGGTCTTGGATTTAAAGAGATCTCCGTTGGGGGTTCTGTCCCTGTATG GTACAACATGGTTGATCAAGGGATTGTTAAGGAACCTGTTTTCTCATTTTGGATGAACCGAAAcacaaaagaggaagaaggtggtGAAATCGTGTTTGGAGGGGTTGATCCTAAGCATTTCAAGGGTGAACACACATATGCACCTGTGACTCAGAAAGGCTATTGGCAG TTTGACATGGGCGATGTCCTTATTGACGGCAAGTCAACAG GATTCTGCTCTGGTGGTTGTGCGGCGATTGCTGACTCTGGAACATCGATGTTGGCTGGTCCAACA ACGATTATTACTGAAATCAATCTCGCAATTGGAGCCAAAGGGGTCGTTAGCCAGCAATGCAAGACTGTTGTTGCTCAATATGGACAGACGATATTGGACTTATTGTTATCAGAG ACAGATCCTGAGAAGATATGCTCCCAGATTAATTTGTGTACTTTTGATGGAACTCAAGGTATCAG TGGTGGCATTGAGAGTGTTGTTGATCAGATGAATGGTGGCGAGTTTTCTGCTATTTCGCAGGATGCCACGTGCACTGCATGTGAAATGGCTGTTGTATGGATGAAGACTCAGCTTCGTCAGAATGCAACACAGAAGTACATATTGAATTATGTCAATGAG CTTTGTGAACGGTTGCCTAGTCCAATGGGAGAATCAGTTGTTGATTGTGGTAATCTCTCTTCGATGCCTCCTGTTTCTTTTACCATTGGTGGCAAAGCATTCAAACTGACTCCAGAGCAG TACATCCTGAAAATTGGTGAGGCAGATGCAGCACAGTGCATTAGTGGATTCACAGCTTTGGATGTGCCACCGCCCCGTGGTCCTCTCTG GATATTGGGAGACGTCTTCATGGGCCGCTACCACACAGTCTTTGATTACGGCAATCTGAGAGTTGGTTTTGCTGAAGCTGCATAG
- the LOC122093817 gene encoding aspartic proteinase A1-like isoform X1 has product MDRYFFYGVAVNDFLHLLRFLNIYSFCVNMGTTWKIFVVPLFLSFLLLPLVFSASSDGLVRIGLKKRALDKNSRIAARLESEEGASIRKYHLRGNLGDSEGTDIVALKNYMDSQYFGEIAIGSPPQKFTVIFDTGSSNLWVPSAKCYFSVACFFHSKYKSSQSSTYKKNGKPAAIQYGTGAISGFFSLDTVKVGDQVVKDQEFIEASKEPGITFLVAKFDGILGLGFKEISVGGSVPVWYNMVDQGIVKEPVFSFWMNRNTKEEEGGEIVFGGVDPKHFKGEHTYAPVTQKGYWQFDMGDVLIDGKSTGFCSGGCAAIADSGTSMLAGPTTIITEINLAIGAKGVVSQQCKTVVAQYGQTILDLLLSETDPEKICSQINLCTFDGTQGISGGIESVVDQMNGGEFSAISQDATCTACEMAVVWMKTQLRQNATQKYILNYVNELCERLPSPMGESVVDCGNLSSMPPVSFTIGGKAFKLTPEQYILKIGEADAAQCISGFTALDVPPPRGPLWILGDVFMGRYHTVFDYGNLRVGFAEAA; this is encoded by the exons ATGGATCGTTATTTTTTCTATGGAGTAGCAGTAAATGATTTCCTTCATCTTCTAAGGTTTCTTAATATCTATTCGTTTTGC GTCAACATGGGAACCACATGGAAAATCTTCGTGGTTCCTCTATTCCTGTCGTTCCTTTTGTTACCTTTGGTCTTCTCTGCTTCTTCGGATGGATTGGTTAGGATCGGATTGAAGAAAAGAGCATTGGATAAAAATAGCCGGATTGCTGCCCGGCTTGAGTCTGAAGAAGGGGCTTCTATACGGAAATATCACCTCCGGGGTAACCTTGGAGACTCAGAGGGGACTGACATTGTTGCATTGAAAAACTACATGGATTCTCAGTACTTCGGTGAGATTGCGATTGGGTCTCCCCCCCAGAAATTCACTGTGATTTTTGACACTGGGAGTTCAAATTTGTGGGTGCCCTCTGCCAAGTGCTACTTTTCG GTTGCTTGCTTTTTCCATTCGAAGTACAAGTCAAGTCAGTCAAGTACCTACAAGAAGAATG GGAAACCGGCTGCGATTCAATATGGGACTGGAGCTATTTCTGGTTTCTTCAGCCTAGACACTGTCAAGGTTGGTGACCAAGTGGTCAAAGATCAG GAGTTTATTGAGGCAAGTAAAGAGCCGGGTATCACATTTCTGGTAGCCAAGTTTGATGGCATACTTGGTCTTGGATTTAAAGAGATCTCCGTTGGGGGTTCTGTCCCTGTATG GTACAACATGGTTGATCAAGGGATTGTTAAGGAACCTGTTTTCTCATTTTGGATGAACCGAAAcacaaaagaggaagaaggtggtGAAATCGTGTTTGGAGGGGTTGATCCTAAGCATTTCAAGGGTGAACACACATATGCACCTGTGACTCAGAAAGGCTATTGGCAG TTTGACATGGGCGATGTCCTTATTGACGGCAAGTCAACAG GATTCTGCTCTGGTGGTTGTGCGGCGATTGCTGACTCTGGAACATCGATGTTGGCTGGTCCAACA ACGATTATTACTGAAATCAATCTCGCAATTGGAGCCAAAGGGGTCGTTAGCCAGCAATGCAAGACTGTTGTTGCTCAATATGGACAGACGATATTGGACTTATTGTTATCAGAG ACAGATCCTGAGAAGATATGCTCCCAGATTAATTTGTGTACTTTTGATGGAACTCAAGGTATCAG TGGTGGCATTGAGAGTGTTGTTGATCAGATGAATGGTGGCGAGTTTTCTGCTATTTCGCAGGATGCCACGTGCACTGCATGTGAAATGGCTGTTGTATGGATGAAGACTCAGCTTCGTCAGAATGCAACACAGAAGTACATATTGAATTATGTCAATGAG CTTTGTGAACGGTTGCCTAGTCCAATGGGAGAATCAGTTGTTGATTGTGGTAATCTCTCTTCGATGCCTCCTGTTTCTTTTACCATTGGTGGCAAAGCATTCAAACTGACTCCAGAGCAG TACATCCTGAAAATTGGTGAGGCAGATGCAGCACAGTGCATTAGTGGATTCACAGCTTTGGATGTGCCACCGCCCCGTGGTCCTCTCTG GATATTGGGAGACGTCTTCATGGGCCGCTACCACACAGTCTTTGATTACGGCAATCTGAGAGTTGGTTTTGCTGAAGCTGCATAG